In Entelurus aequoreus isolate RoL-2023_Sb linkage group LG13, RoL_Eaeq_v1.1, whole genome shotgun sequence, a genomic segment contains:
- the LOC133663307 gene encoding gastrula zinc finger protein XlCGF8.2DB-like, which yields MTTEADGDLCGPSQADNILAPLSNNDETTSHSADTNDEVSKADNTHWKCSHCEQTFVNKGNLNRHMKSHAGVKDFKCSKCGNMFADNSTLKRHMRIHTGEKPFSCLVCSKRFYEKTHLTTHTRRHTGEKPFSCAECGLGFVRNQYLKIHMRTHTGEKPFVCTICSKRYSRKAHLIIHTRVHTGEKPFSCSVCGIGFVRNDELKTHTRIHTGEKPFMCSVCSKDFKRNHDLNRHMRRHTGDKTYSCSSCNRSFCSRTTLVRHMRTHTYEKKLSCIVCDERFSYKYQLDCHKCAGENSSTK from the coding sequence atgacaacagaagctgatggagatcTTTGTGGACCATCACAAGCAGACAacatcttagctccactatcgaATAATGACGAGACAACGTCACACTCTGCTGACACTAATGATGAAGTCTCTAAagctgacaacacacactggaaATGCTCTCACTGTGAGCAAACTTTTGTTAACAAGGGGAATCTGAATAGACATATGAAAAGTCATGCGGGCGTCAAGGACTTTAAATGCTCTAAATGTGGGAATATGTTTGCTGACAATTCAAcactgaaaagacacatgaggatACATACAGGCGAGAAGCCGTTCAGCTGCCTAGTTTGCAGTAAAAGATTCTATGAGAAGACACATTTGAcaacacacacaagaagacacactggagagaaaccgtttTCCTGTGCAGAGTGTGGTTTAGGTTTTGTCCGAAATCAATATTTGAAAATACATATGCGAacgcacactggagagaaaccattcgtgtgcACAATATGCAGTAAAAGGTACTCTCGAAAAGCGCATTTGATAATACACACACGagtacacactggagagaaacctttttcctgttcagtgTGTGGTATAGGTTTTGTAAGAAATGACGAGTTAAAAACACAcacaagaatacacactggagagaaaccttttatgtGTTCGGTGTGTAGTAAAGACTTTAAGCGAAATCATGATTTGAAcagacacatgagaagacacactggcGATAAAACTTATTCGTGTTCATCCTGCAACAGAAGCTTTTGTAGCCGAACAACACTtgtaagacacatgagaacacacacttatGAGAAAAAGTTGAGTTGCATTGTGTGTgatgaaagattctcttataaaTACCAGCTTGACTgtcacaagtgtgctggtgagaacagcagcactaAATGA
- the LOC133663304 gene encoding zinc finger protein 771-like, with translation MCKVHVLRALVNQRLTAVLEEIFVVIEKTLTDYEEELSRTKEENERQRQLLDAFFKKHQVVSHRADEGLPPEQEEPQPHHVKEEEEYHSVSPEVDGLDDFPVIRVIVKSEDEEDEGQSEERGEKHPSGSSNQHMTREADGDDCGGSHADNLSAPLSDSDDTDDEDSKADTTSHTDNTHWTCSQCDKTFGSKRNLRRHMSIHTAEKPFACSVCGKRYPTKERLTDHMRIHVKRFICTVCGKAFSGGHHLKSHLRTHTGERPFVCSVCGQTFSQKCSLEKHAIMHTGEKPFSCTFCGQKFWQKGTLTRHTRIHTGVKPFVCSVCDTGFCHRSALIKHMMKHIDEK, from the exons ATGTGTAAAGTCCATGTGCTGAGAGCGTTGGTGAATCAGCGGCTAACTGCGGTGCTGGAAGAGATTTTTGTAGTGATAGAAAAAACGTTAACAGactacgaggaggaactttctcgaacaaaagaggagaatgagcgacaacgtcaactactggacgctttTTTCAAGAAACACCAAGTTGTGTCACACAGAGCAG ATGAAGGTCTTCCCCCTGagcaggaggagccacagccccacCATGTTAAAGAGGAGGAGGAGTATCACAGTGTCAGTCCAGAGGTGGATGGACTAGATGATTTCCCAGTGATTCGTGTCATTGTGAAGAGCGAAGATGAGGAAGACGAAGGTCAAAGTGAGGAGAGAGGGGAGAAGCATCCAAGCGGCAGTTCAAATCAACACATGACaagagaagctgatggagacGACTGTGGAGGATCACATGCAGACAATCTCTCAGCTCCACTATCTGATAGTGACGATAcggatgatgaagactctaaagctgATACGACaagtcacactgacaacacacactggacATGTTCTCAATGTGACAAAACATTTGGCAGCAAGAGAAATCTGAGAAGACACATGAGTATCCACACAGCGGAGAAACCGTTTGCgtgttcagtctgtggtaaaaGATACCCTACAAAGGAACGTCTGACAGACCACATGAGAATTCACGTGAAACGATTCATATGCACAGTATGTGGCAAAGCCTTTTCTGGAGGTCACCATTTGAAAAGCCACctaagaacacacacaggagaaagaccTTTTGTGTGCTCGGTTTGCGGTCAGACATTCTCTCAAAAGTGCAGTTTGGAGAAACACGCCATCATGCACACTGGGGAGAAACCATTCAGTTGTAcattttgtggtcaaaagttcTGGCAGAAAGGCACTTTGACAAGACACacaagaatacacactggtgtGAAACCATTCGTCTGTTCAGTGTGCGACACAGGTTTTTGTCATCGTTCCGCATTAATCAAACACATGATGAAACACATTGACGAGAAATAG